The Candidatus Poribacteria bacterium genomic sequence ATATGATGCGCACCACATCCTTTGATAACTCTGTTTTTCGTTCCAATAGCCATAGCAGAATCTTTCCTTTTGTTTTCTAATTTTTCGGTGTCATTTGTCCAGTTTGGAGGACCTCTCCAACCAGAAATTTCCGTCGATTTCCGTTCATATCTTTGAGTAGCAGCCCACCATCCTGATCAATCGCCTCGGTTTCCCCACAAAAGATCCCATCGGCTGTGTTAATCTGGGCCCAATCGCCAGAAAAATGTAATAGCCTGTTACCGGTTGCAATAATCGGTTCAGTATCACTACGTTTCAAGCGGAGGTAGTTTTCTTCAAGCCTGTGTAGGATAGTTTGGAGCAGTACGACACGGGAGATTTTCCGGCCACTTTCTATTCGCAAAGAGGTAGCAGAAGCGCGAAGTTCTTCAGGCAAGTCTGCGCTTGTCATATTGACGTTGACCCCGAACCCCATCACAAAAAATGGCTGCCGATGTCGATCGTATTCCAGCTCCGTCAAGACGCCGCTCACCTTTTTCCCCTGAATCAGCACATCGTTGGGCCACTTAATCCGTGCCGAAAGATTCGTCAACTCGTTGGTCGCCGTTGCGATGGCGACTGCACCGATGAGGTTCGGTAAACCGACCTGATCCGCACGAAGCCGATGTCGCAGGATGATCGATCCAAGGATGCTCGATCCAGGGGGTGCAAGCCACTTTCTGCCATGCCGTCCCCGCCCTTGGGTTTGGCTCTCTGCTAGGATAAGTGTGCCTTCCTCTGCACCGTCAACGCCGCATTGTAGCGCCAAATCGTTTGTTGAACCCACCCGATCGTAGGTGTGGATCCGCCGTCCGATGGTCTGGTTCTGCAACCCGGATAGGATGTCGTCGGTTGTCATTATAAATCATCATAGTATCACGCCTAGTCCTAAAGTGTCAACGCCTAACTTTCCGCTTGACTTTGTGTCCTCGCTATCTTAAAATTGACCGAACAGAGGTTGAGTAAGAGTAACAGAATCTCACGATAGTTCAGACGGTCAAGCTGCTCTGAATCTCCCGATCAAGGATCGGGGCGGTTCGATCACTCATTGTGTACTACGCGCCACGCTTTATGTCTATGTCCATAATACTCACAATTAACGCCGGCAGCTCTTCTGTCAAGTACCAATGCTTTGAAATGACAGACGAAGTATGTCTGGCAAAGGGACAAATCGACCGACTGGGGTCCCCATCTCCGAATCTGTTCTATGAGCGGCATGATAACGTTACATATCAGACCAGCGTTCCGCCAATGGAATATGAAGCGGTTTTCCATTCAATCTTTGCAACACTTCTCGACACAGAAAAGGGTATCCTTCAAAATCTCAATGACGTCGCCGCCGTTGGACATCGCGTCGTCCACGGAGGGAGTCGCTTCGCTGAATCCGCACTAATCACCTCCGAGGTCGAGACAGCGATTAATCAATGCGTTCCCCTTGCCCCACTGCACAATCCGTATAATTTGGGTGGCATCCGCGCCTGTCGTCAAGCGTTGCCAAATGCTGCACACGTCGCCGTATTCGACACAGCGTTCCATCAAACGATGCCAGATTACGCCTATATGTATGCGCTCCCCTACTCGCTTTATGAGCAGCACGGTATTCGACGGTACGGCTTTCACGGTACATCACACCAATATGTGTCAACGCGAGCGGCAGAAATCCTCGGACACTCACTGACATCACTTAAGCTGATTACCTGCCATCTCGGAAATGGATGTAGTATCACGGCGATAGATCAGGGGAAATCCGTTGATACCAGCATGGGACTCACCCCACTTGAAGGCTTGATGATGGGGACCCGCTGTGGCGACATTGATCCCGCGATTATTTTTCACCTGATGGAGGAAGAACAGATGTCCGCGGACACGATCAATCAAATGCTCAACCGTGAGAGCGGTTTGCTTGGCGTTTCAGGCATAGCGTCAGATGTTCGAGACCTATTCCAAGCTGTTTCGGAGGGCAATCCGCAGGCGACACTTGCACTAAAGATGTTCTCCTATCGTGTGAGACAATATATCGGAAAATATGCGGCCGTTCTCGGCGGTTTGGATGCACTAATTTTCACCGCAGGGATCGGCGAGAACGCCGCGTCTCTCCGCACCACAATCTGCGAGAACCTCGGATTTCTAGGAGTTCACCTTGACGAAGAAAAAAATCTGTCGGGTGAGGTGGAAAAATCTATTCATCGGGAAGATGCTCCTGTCAAGCTCCTTGTCGTTCCAACCAACGAGGAACTGATGATTGCCCGCGACACCTTGGAGCTAATTGAAGGAGGAGTCGCAATAGAAACGGAGCGTGATTAACATGATCTTTACAAAATGGCAAAAACACACGAAGGCCCGTTTCATTTTCTTTTTAGCTAGCTCAATATTAGGCGGACTGCTGATTTTTCCTCCGGCGAGCCATCCGAAACAGGGGAAATGGACGCAGAAAGCGGATATGCCATCACCGAGGATGCAGCTAGCAACTGCCGTCGTCAACGGTAAGATTTATGCCATTGGCGGACTCAATGGAGGCTCGCGCGCTGCCGTGGACGAATATGACCCACAGAGGAACATTTGGACAAGGAAAGCCGATATGCCAACGCCAAGAGGCGGAATCGCCGCGAGCGCGGTTGGTGGTAAGATTTATGTTTTTGGTGGTCACAGAGTCGCTTTCCAACCACTTGATACTGTCCAAATGTACGATCCGGCGAAAGATAAATGGACACGGAAAAAGCGGATGCCGGCCCCGATGGACCGGATGACGACAAGTGTCGTCAATGGACAGATTTATCTCATCGGTGGCTGGGACTT encodes the following:
- a CDS encoding biotin--[acetyl-CoA-carboxylase] ligase, whose protein sequence is MTTDDILSGLQNQTIGRRIHTYDRVGSTNDLALQCGVDGAEEGTLILAESQTQGRGRHGRKWLAPPGSSILGSIILRHRLRADQVGLPNLIGAVAIATATNELTNLSARIKWPNDVLIQGKKVSGVLTELEYDRHRQPFFVMGFGVNVNMTSADLPEELRASATSLRIESGRKISRVVLLQTILHRLEENYLRLKRSDTEPIIATGNRLLHFSGDWAQINTADGIFCGETEAIDQDGGLLLKDMNGNRRKFLVGEVLQTGQMTPKN
- a CDS encoding acetate kinase, with protein sequence MSIILTINAGSSSVKYQCFEMTDEVCLAKGQIDRLGSPSPNLFYERHDNVTYQTSVPPMEYEAVFHSIFATLLDTEKGILQNLNDVAAVGHRVVHGGSRFAESALITSEVETAINQCVPLAPLHNPYNLGGIRACRQALPNAAHVAVFDTAFHQTMPDYAYMYALPYSLYEQHGIRRYGFHGTSHQYVSTRAAEILGHSLTSLKLITCHLGNGCSITAIDQGKSVDTSMGLTPLEGLMMGTRCGDIDPAIIFHLMEEEQMSADTINQMLNRESGLLGVSGIASDVRDLFQAVSEGNPQATLALKMFSYRVRQYIGKYAAVLGGLDALIFTAGIGENAASLRTTICENLGFLGVHLDEEKNLSGEVEKSIHREDAPVKLLVVPTNEELMIARDTLELIEGGVAIETERD